One genomic segment of Epinephelus fuscoguttatus linkage group LG19, E.fuscoguttatus.final_Chr_v1 includes these proteins:
- the ifi35 gene encoding interferon-induced protein 35: MSSDEEFSLVVEQPQPSEDTLEGIKALITNYKKKYEQLIQEQKELTTSRDDSRAMTDKCKQRCVKLTQDLKVDEHRYEEQMRNEKAKLNLMVQEEDELMKEIQKVEEALKEEEARHSHLKQQTDVFTAVPEKKVVFTGETGNGAGAQTFEMKPHIVYPMEGGTALITFEEQVVARKILDMQKHQVDLGAECTITVEARPVQLMLPRLVEIDTEVNPQQILISNLPEMETETLLNKLEIHFSKSKHGGGEVDRCELLPDSGTVVLTFVRNDIARGLTDKEHHDVELSQKKRHRVRVTPFLNGKITNLQTKMSVCPRTVLLTGIPAIMEQETLQDLLEIHFQKSGNGGGEIEAFLYNPLGQHTSALFEGVSTDREEE; this comes from the exons ATGTCTTCAGATGAG GAGTTCTCTCTTGTGGTGGAGCAACCACAACCATCCGAGGACACCTTGGAGGGAATCAAGGCTTTAATCACCAACTACAAG AAAAAATACGAACAGCTGATCCAGGAGCAGAAGGAGCTGACCACCTCCAGGGATGACAGCCGGGCAATGACGGACAAGTGCAAGCAGCGCTGTGTCAAACTTACCCAGGATCTGAAAGTAGACGAGCACCGATATGAAGAGCAGATGAGAAATGAAAAG GCTAAGCTGAACTTGATggtgcaggaggaagatgaactgatgaagGAGATCCAAAAAGTGGAGGAAGctctgaaggaggaggaggccagACACAGTCACCTGAAGCAGCAAACTGAT GTGTTCACTGCTGTACCAGAGAAGAAGGTCGTCTTCACTGGGGAAACAGGAAATGGAGCTGGCGCacaaacatttgaaatgaaGCCACATATAGTTTACCCGATGGAGGGCGGGACGGCACTGATTACATTTGAGGAACAAGTGG TGGCCAGAAAGATCCTGGACATGCAGAAGCATCAGGTGGACCTGGGAGCAGAGTGCACCATCACTGTGGAGGCCAGGCCAGTTCAGCTCATGCTGCCCAGGCTGGTGGAG ATAGACACAGAGGTGAATCCTCAGCAGATATTAATCTCAAACCTGCCTGAGATGGAGACCGAGACGCTGCTGAACAAGCTGGAGATCCACTTCTCCAAGAGTAAACACGGGGGCGGAGAGGTGGACAGATGTGAACTGCTGCCTGACTCTGGGACTGTGGTTCTCACATTTGTGAGAAATGACA TTGCCAGAGGTTTGACAGATAAAGAGCATCACGATGTGGAGCTATCACAGAAGAAGAGGCACAGAGTGAGGGTGACTCCTTTTCTCAACGGAAAGATTACAAACTTACAG ACCAAGATGTCGGTGTGTCCTCGGACGGTGCTGCTGACGGGAATCCCCGCCATCATGGAGCAGGAGACCCTGCAGGATCTGCTGGAAATCCACTTCCAGAAAAGCGGCAACGGTGGAGGAGAGATCGAAGCCTTCCTCTACAACCCATTAGGTCAGCACACCTCGGCCCTGTTTGAGggcgtctccacagacagagaggaggagtag